TATCATCGAGGAGACGGGATTGCCGGGCAGACCAAACATGGGAACATTGCCTATCCTCCCGAATGCAAGCGGCTTGCCCGGTCTCATGGCGACCTGCCAGAATTGCATCCGGCTGCCCACTTCCTGCATGATGTCCTTCACCAGATCGTAGTCCCCCACGGAAACGCCGCCGGAGGAAATAATGACGTCGGCCCGCATGGCGGCCTGGAACCTGGCGAGGAGGTCTTCGCGCTTGTCTTTGGCGATGCCCATTTGCATGACCAAGGCGCCGCAGTCCAGCGCCTGGGAGGCAAGAGAATAACTATTGCTGTTGATGATTTTCCAGGGCGAAGGGCTTTCGTCTATATCCAACAGCTCGTTTCCCGTTGCCAGAACGGCAATTAAGGGCCGCTGATAGACACTGACAAAGGAACGTCCCAGGGAGGCCAGCATGCCGATGCCCGCCGGCCGGACGCTGGTTCCCCGGGGGATAACCAGCTCTCCTTCCCGCACGTCCTCGCCGGCCCGCCTGATGTCCTGCCCGCTTTGGGCCTCCGCCATAATCCTGATTTTTTGCCCGTCTTTTTCCGTATCTTCCATTTTCAGAACGGCATCGGCTCCCACCGGCAGGGGAGCGCCCGTCATTATCCGCGCCGACTGGCCGGCGGCAATGCTTTTTTGGGGGATGGCGCCGGCCGGAATATCTTCAATTACCTCAAGCACGACGGGATGATGCGGGGATGCTCCGATCGTATCTTGAAACCGGAGGGCATAACCGTCCATGGCGGAATTGTCCTTGGGGGGGATATTGCGACCCGCAGTGATGTCCTCACCCAAAACCCTGCCCAAGGCATCCAGGATATTTACCCTTTCCAGGCCGAGGGGATTAATGGTCTGCAATATTTGCTCAATGGCTTCGGCAACGGTGATCATGATTTTCTCTTAGTAAGTTAGGAT
The window above is part of the Deltaproteobacteria bacterium genome. Proteins encoded here:
- a CDS encoding molybdopterin molybdotransferase MoeA; the encoded protein is MITVAEAIEQILQTINPLGLERVNILDALGRVLGEDITAGRNIPPKDNSAMDGYALRFQDTIGASPHHPVVLEVIEDIPAGAIPQKSIAAGQSARIMTGAPLPVGADAVLKMEDTEKDGQKIRIMAEAQSGQDIRRAGEDVREGELVIPRGTSVRPAGIGMLASLGRSFVSVYQRPLIAVLATGNELLDIDESPSPWKIINSNSYSLASQALDCGALVMQMGIAKDKREDLLARFQAAMRADVIISSGGVSVGDYDLVKDIMQEVGSRMQFWQVAMRPGKPLAFGRIGNVPMFGLPGNPVSSMISFEQFIRPAILKMMGHQEIFRKTVRAVLQEDIEKRKGFTHFIRALVKAGAGGYTVSTTGEQGSGILKSMVRANGLIVLPENTEKVKAGTEVKVQMLDNSLSWTSQPEYL